Proteins from a single region of Massilibacterium senegalense:
- a CDS encoding Hsp20/alpha crystallin family protein, with translation MEKFEHYNDWKKAASSFLGDEFWLEFRDFFHVHTPLVNMYETTDELICVIHAPGKQTVHDWNISVHQQELFLSGEIEFGVNGYKMLHEEMSPGPFRRKVTLPYPVRNDKVDAVFKNGMLFVYLYPDRQTIHAQQTIPIKTENASL, from the coding sequence ATGGAAAAATTTGAGCACTATAACGATTGGAAAAAAGCTGCTTCCTCTTTTTTAGGAGATGAATTTTGGTTAGAATTTCGAGATTTTTTTCACGTCCATACTCCTTTGGTTAATATGTATGAAACGACAGACGAACTTATCTGTGTAATTCATGCACCAGGCAAACAAACAGTACACGATTGGAATATTTCTGTGCATCAGCAAGAATTATTTCTTTCAGGAGAGATTGAGTTTGGTGTAAATGGCTATAAAATGCTGCATGAAGAAATGAGCCCTGGTCCTTTCCGTCGAAAAGTAACGCTACCTTATCCCGTACGAAATGATAAGGTCGATGCCGTTTTTAAAAATGGGATGCTCTTCGTTTATTTATATCCAGATCGTCAAACTATCCATGCCCAACAAACAATCCCGATTAAAACAGAAAATGCTTCATTATAA
- a CDS encoding spore germination protein: MKVSIINIKINSIASNGSFNIGKTLIVRPVSNEKVIEKDCFKQLPPQTTYFVPPIAPSTVPPVPPAPPPN; this comes from the coding sequence ATGAAGGTTTCTATAATTAATATTAAAATTAATTCAATTGCATCTAATGGTTCTTTTAATATTGGAAAAACATTAATTGTTCGTCCTGTTTCCAATGAAAAAGTAATCGAAAAGGATTGCTTTAAGCAATTACCTCCACAAACGACATATTTCGTTCCGCCTATTGCTCCTTCAACCGTACCACCCGTTCCGCCTGCACCACCACCAAATTAA
- a CDS encoding spore germination protein, translated as MSVINQFHQIDINQVFIDGKISFGQSLYNGFTFSEKTQGANFNYGTHSPTNIISHNKKIDDDFLDQGDLSNQQNAFFNSK; from the coding sequence GTGAGTGTGATAAATCAATTTCATCAAATCGATATCAATCAAGTTTTTATAGACGGAAAAATATCATTTGGTCAAAGTCTATATAACGGATTTACCTTTTCAGAAAAGACACAAGGGGCAAACTTTAATTATGGTACCCATTCCCCAACAAACATTATTTCCCATAATAAAAAGATAGATGATGATTTTCTAGATCAAGGTGATTTATCAAATCAGCAAAATGCTTTTTTTAATTCGAAGTGA
- a CDS encoding spore germination protein — protein sequence MPVVNNIFNIKVNNVSSNGSISFGNTLHNSHTSNSKLQGTNSSIGDFSPTSAMTNNHTIDNDVSDQDQIGNPSSPISGNI from the coding sequence ATGCCAGTTGTTAATAACATTTTTAACATTAAGGTAAATAATGTTTCCTCTAATGGTTCGATTAGTTTCGGTAATACTTTACACAATAGCCACACTTCTAACTCTAAACTTCAAGGAACAAATAGTTCTATCGGTGACTTTTCTCCAACAAGTGCGATGACTAATAATCATACGATTGACAACGATGTAAGCGATCAAGATCAAATCGGTAACCCCTCTAGTCCAATCTCTGGAAATATTTAA